The following coding sequences are from one Humulus lupulus chromosome X, drHumLupu1.1, whole genome shotgun sequence window:
- the LOC133805974 gene encoding uncharacterized protein LOC133805974, whose translation MPLANILEVELFDVWGIDFMGPFPPSYGNLYILVAIDYVSKWFEAATYPTNDSKVVMRFLHKHIFTRFGTPRAIISDEITHFVYKVLASLLAKYDVRQKVATSYHPQTNGQAKLSNREIKCVLEKVASSTQDGRAHSWWLRCILMERWNCVKKALEGNSRLMAKGSSIIGEVRLSEISAQSLWRILEEYITTWVAVELGDLIENGIKKGLQSLGDVVAIFEEK comes from the exons ATGCCTCTAGCTAATATACTTGAAGTTGAATTGTTTGATGTTTGGGGGATTGACTTCATGGGCCCCTTTCCACCCTCATATGGTAATTTGTATATCTTGGTGGCTATTGATTATGTTTCTAAGTGGTTTGAAGCTGCTACCTATCCCactaatgattccaaggtggtcatgAGGTTCTTACACAAGCATATTTtcactagatttggcactccaaGAGCTATCATAAGTGATGAGATAACCCATTTTGTGTACAAAGTGTTGGCTAGCTTATTGGCTAAATATGATGTGAGGCAAAAAGTAGCTACTTCTTACCATCCTCAAACTAATGGGCAAGCTAAGTTGTCCAATAGAGAGATAAAATGTGTCCTTGAGAAAGTG GCAAGCTCAACTCAAGATGGTCGGGCCCATTCTTGGTGGTTAAGGTGTATCCTTATGGAGCGGTGGAATTGCGTGAAGAAGGCTCTGGAAGGGAATTCAAGGTTAATGGCCAAAGGATCAAGCATTATTGGGGAGGTGAGGTTGAGCGAAATAAGTGCTCAATCTCTTTGGAGGATCCTTGAAGAATATATAACAACTTGGGTTGCTGTGGAGCTTGGAGATTTAATT GAAAATGGAATCAAAAAGGGGTTGCAAAGTTTGGGTGATGTTGTAGCAATTTTTGAGGAGAAATAG